A genomic stretch from Achromobacter spanius includes:
- a CDS encoding C40 family peptidase yields the protein MTPPTRKVRIANFRIPVFLSAPLLALSLSWIPGAAQASLPTEQARPTLSGLRLAQEPTVPTLRERVVQAGLDAIGTPYSWGGDDAEGFDCSGLVLYVYREIAGLELPRTARAQRSEGKSVPNKKELRPGDLVFFATRGRGVTSHVGIYIGQNKFVHAPRRGTKVRIDEMKNPYWTKRYVGARRYLDTTQGQMLAQASR from the coding sequence ATGACGCCGCCCACGCGAAAAGTCCGAATTGCCAATTTCCGCATTCCCGTTTTCCTGTCAGCCCCCCTGCTTGCCCTGAGCCTCTCGTGGATACCAGGCGCCGCCCAGGCCTCCCTGCCCACCGAGCAAGCCCGCCCCACGCTCAGCGGCCTGCGCCTGGCGCAAGAGCCCACCGTGCCCACCTTGCGTGAACGCGTCGTGCAAGCAGGCCTGGACGCAATCGGCACCCCGTACAGCTGGGGTGGCGACGACGCCGAAGGCTTCGACTGCAGCGGTTTGGTGCTGTATGTCTACCGCGAGATCGCCGGGCTTGAACTTCCCCGCACCGCGCGCGCCCAGCGCAGCGAAGGGAAGTCCGTACCCAACAAGAAAGAACTGCGTCCCGGCGACCTGGTCTTTTTTGCCACTCGTGGCCGCGGCGTCACGTCGCATGTGGGCATCTACATTGGCCAGAACAAATTCGTCCATGCGCCCCGGCGCGGCACCAAGGTGCGTATCGATGAGATGAAGAATCCCTACTGGACCAAGCGCTACGTGGGCGCGCGGCGCTATCTGGACACCACGCAGGGCCAGATGCTGGCGCAGGCGTCGCGCTAA
- a CDS encoding SDR family oxidoreductase, with amino-acid sequence MHANEIEPPRVALVTGAGTGIGRAVALEFLAQGYRVVLAGRRRDPLEATRTAAGEDGVRALVVPTDVSDEHAVRDLFDTAQREYGRLDVLFNNAGRGAPAMPIEELPVSVWREVVDTNLTGMFLCAQAAIRVMKAQSPQGGRIINNGSISAHAPRPFSIAYTATKHAVTGLTKSISLDCRPYGIACGQIDIGNAATDMTERMAAGILQADGSTKVEPRMDVAHVAQAVAAMARLPLDANVQFMTIMATNMPFVGRG; translated from the coding sequence ATGCATGCGAACGAGATCGAACCGCCGCGCGTAGCCCTGGTAACCGGTGCCGGGACAGGAATTGGGCGTGCGGTAGCGCTGGAATTTCTGGCTCAAGGCTATCGGGTGGTGCTGGCGGGCCGCCGACGCGACCCGCTTGAAGCCACCCGCACGGCGGCGGGCGAAGACGGGGTGCGTGCCTTGGTGGTGCCCACCGATGTCTCGGACGAGCATGCCGTGCGTGATCTATTCGACACGGCACAGCGTGAATATGGCCGCCTGGACGTGCTGTTCAATAACGCGGGGCGCGGCGCGCCGGCCATGCCCATCGAAGAACTGCCCGTGTCGGTGTGGCGCGAAGTTGTCGACACCAACCTGACCGGCATGTTCCTGTGCGCGCAAGCCGCCATCCGCGTCATGAAGGCGCAGTCCCCGCAAGGCGGCCGCATCATCAATAACGGGTCTATTTCCGCCCACGCGCCACGCCCGTTTTCGATTGCCTATACGGCCACGAAGCACGCCGTGACCGGCCTGACCAAATCCATCTCGCTCGATTGCCGCCCCTACGGCATTGCCTGCGGGCAGATCGACATCGGCAACGCCGCCACCGACATGACCGAGCGCATGGCTGCCGGCATCCTGCAGGCCGACGGCAGCACGAAGGTCGAGCCGCGCATGGACGTGGCGCACGTGGCGCAAGCCGTCGCCGCGATGGCGCGCCTGCCTCTGGATGCCAATGTGCAGTTCATGACCATCATGGCAACGAACATGCCCTTCGTGGGCCGGGGCTGA
- a CDS encoding c-type cytochrome encodes MTPRSFRATLLSGLLCATLAHAQDAPDGKQISIQGANGAPACITCHGAHGEGNPAAGFPQLAGIGARYLAEQLEAMANGSRVSPIMAATAKALSPAQQDAVARYYAGLPSPLNTDRLAATAMHPVKPADTGAWLATRGAWDKNVPACNQCHGPGGIGVGENFPSLAGQPAAYIAGQLRAWQQGQRPPGPLGLMPAVATRLTDAEIDAVSAYYAGLPAAADLVATQSPANQGKKP; translated from the coding sequence ATGACCCCACGGTCCTTTCGCGCCACGCTGCTGTCAGGTCTGCTGTGCGCGACGCTTGCGCACGCGCAGGACGCGCCTGACGGCAAACAAATCAGCATTCAAGGCGCGAACGGCGCCCCCGCCTGTATCACCTGTCACGGCGCGCACGGCGAAGGCAACCCCGCCGCGGGCTTTCCGCAACTGGCGGGTATCGGCGCCCGGTACCTGGCGGAACAACTGGAAGCCATGGCAAATGGCTCGCGCGTAAGCCCCATCATGGCCGCGACAGCCAAGGCCCTGAGTCCCGCGCAGCAAGACGCCGTGGCCCGCTATTACGCAGGGCTGCCCTCGCCGCTCAATACCGACCGCCTGGCCGCGACGGCCATGCACCCCGTCAAGCCGGCCGACACCGGCGCCTGGCTGGCCACGCGCGGCGCCTGGGACAAGAACGTACCCGCCTGTAATCAGTGCCACGGGCCAGGAGGAATCGGCGTAGGCGAAAACTTTCCAAGCCTGGCGGGCCAACCGGCCGCCTATATCGCCGGCCAGTTGCGCGCATGGCAACAAGGCCAGCGCCCGCCCGGCCCCTTGGGCTTGATGCCCGCCGTGGCTACCCGCCTGACCGATGCGGAAATCGACGCCGTGTCGGCGTACTACGCCGGCCTGCCCGCCGCCGCGGACCTCGTCGCCACGCAATCGCCCGCCAACCAGGGGAAGAAGCCATGA
- a CDS encoding c-type cytochrome, which produces MKRYSISRAVRGAGFASALFTLFFAPFATHAADTRPTFTPPSAASLPDTEFGKIVRQGEQIFLHTPQMAGKFVGNNLNCVSCHLDAGRRPDSAPMWAAYVLYPAYRAKNEHVNTLAERLQGCFRFSMNGKAPAADDPVLTALQSYMFWLASKAPTGVALQGQGYRKLPAPAQKADYVRGSEVYAQYCAVCHGAQGQGQKNGKHWVFPALWGADSFNWGAGMHQIGNAAGFIKANMPLGQGGMLSDQEAWDVAYFMNAHERPQDPRYTESVAATRAKYHDSDDSLYGIEVNGHLLGSDAPPPGGTLIQAKAKPAG; this is translated from the coding sequence ATGAAGCGCTATTCGATTTCCCGCGCGGTGCGTGGGGCCGGGTTCGCCAGCGCCCTGTTCACGTTGTTCTTCGCGCCTTTCGCCACCCACGCGGCCGACACTCGCCCCACCTTCACGCCACCGTCCGCGGCCTCGTTGCCGGACACCGAATTCGGCAAGATCGTGCGCCAGGGCGAACAGATCTTTCTGCATACCCCGCAAATGGCGGGCAAGTTCGTAGGCAATAACTTGAACTGCGTGAGTTGCCACCTGGATGCCGGACGCAGGCCCGATTCCGCGCCGATGTGGGCAGCCTACGTGCTCTATCCGGCCTATCGCGCCAAGAACGAACACGTCAACACGCTGGCTGAACGCCTGCAGGGCTGTTTTCGTTTCAGCATGAACGGCAAGGCCCCGGCGGCGGACGATCCGGTCCTGACGGCATTGCAAAGCTATATGTTCTGGCTGGCCAGCAAGGCGCCAACGGGCGTGGCGTTGCAAGGCCAGGGTTACCGCAAACTACCCGCGCCCGCACAAAAGGCGGACTACGTGCGCGGCAGCGAAGTCTATGCGCAGTACTGCGCGGTATGCCACGGGGCCCAAGGCCAGGGGCAGAAGAACGGCAAGCACTGGGTCTTTCCGGCGCTATGGGGCGCCGACTCGTTCAATTGGGGGGCTGGCATGCACCAGATCGGCAACGCCGCCGGCTTCATCAAGGCCAACATGCCCTTGGGCCAGGGGGGCATGCTGAGCGATCAGGAAGCCTGGGACGTGGCCTACTTCATGAATGCGCACGAGCGTCCACAAGACCCGCGCTACACCGAATCGGTTGCGGCAACACGCGCCAAATACCATGACTCGGACGATTCCCTATACGGCATCGAAGTCAATGGCCATCTGTTGGGTAGCGACGCTCCCCCGCCGGGCGGCACGCTGATCCAGGCGAAAGCCAAACCCGCGGGTTGA
- the gmk gene encoding guanylate kinase: MHANPGNVFMVVAPSGAGKSSLVKALLQQDPSIELSISCTTRAPRPGEEDGREYRFVSTEDFRQMRDAQNLLEWAEVHGNFYGTPRDRIDTATREGRDVLLEIDWQGARQVKQRFPGAIGIFVLPPSIDELENRLKARGQDEPQVIARRLMAAGGEIAHAPECEYVIINQEFSVALSELIQIVSAARLRFSSQAARHAQLFSQLGIPAEH, translated from the coding sequence ATGCACGCCAACCCCGGAAACGTCTTCATGGTCGTCGCGCCCAGCGGCGCGGGCAAGTCCAGCCTGGTGAAGGCCTTGCTTCAGCAAGACCCTTCCATCGAACTTTCCATCTCCTGCACCACGCGCGCGCCCCGGCCCGGCGAAGAAGATGGCCGTGAATACCGCTTCGTTTCCACCGAAGACTTCAGGCAGATGCGCGACGCGCAGAATTTGCTGGAATGGGCCGAAGTGCATGGCAATTTCTACGGCACGCCGCGCGACCGCATCGACACCGCCACGCGCGAAGGGCGCGACGTTCTGCTTGAAATCGATTGGCAAGGCGCACGCCAGGTAAAACAGCGTTTCCCGGGGGCAATCGGCATTTTCGTGCTGCCGCCGTCGATTGATGAACTGGAAAACCGTTTGAAGGCGCGCGGCCAGGATGAACCACAGGTGATCGCGCGCCGGCTGATGGCCGCGGGCGGTGAAATCGCCCACGCGCCAGAATGCGAATATGTTATTATTAATCAAGAATTTAGCGTAGCCTTGTCGGAACTGATACAAATAGTCAGTGCCGCGCGGCTGCGTTTTTCGTCTCAGGCCGCCCGGCACGCTCAGTTGTTCTCGCAACTTGGCATCCCCGCCGAGCACTGA
- the rpoZ gene encoding DNA-directed RNA polymerase subunit omega codes for MARITVEDCLNQIPNRFKLTLAATYRARELAQGHAPRLDSKDKPTVTALREIAGGLTGVEMLRKVPT; via the coding sequence ATGGCTCGCATTACCGTTGAAGACTGTCTGAATCAAATCCCCAACCGTTTCAAGCTCACGCTGGCCGCGACGTATCGCGCCCGCGAGTTGGCGCAAGGCCATGCCCCGCGCCTGGACAGCAAAGACAAGCCCACGGTCACTGCTCTGCGCGAAATCGCGGGCGGCCTAACCGGCGTGGAAATGCTGCGTAAAGTTCCCACCTGA
- a CDS encoding RelA/SpoT family protein, translating into MAFPGLKYASSGLLAALRAGSRLGRRTGKKSKNLATPPSVAAQEAADATASPVASLAPLTEIIGSYLDPKDVERVREAYRFADQAHLGQFRASGSPYISHPIAVTEICAGWKLDVNALSAALLHDVMEDQGIAKHELAERFGPEVAELVDGLSKLDRLDFATKAEQQAESFRKMLLAMARDVRVILIKLADRLHNMRTLDAVNPEKRRRIARETLDIYAPIAHRLGLNLLFRELQDLCFAAMYPNRYQVLYKAVLAARGNRREVITKIADSVRASLPAAGIEAEVTGREKTLYGIYRKMVDQKKSFSDVLDIYGFRVIVHTLPECYLALGTLHQLYRPVPGKFKDYIAIPKVNGYQSLHTTLVGPYGTPVEFQFRTRDMHHVAEEGVASHWLYKGADLTLNDLQKRTHQWLQSLLDIQSQTGDSGEFLEHVKVDLFPDAVYVFTPRGKIISLPRGATPVDFAYAIHTDIGNQAVAAKVNGEFVPLRTELNSGDTVEIVTSPASRPNAQWLNYVRTGRARSEIRHYLRTVKYEESVAFGERLLSQALQELHMPMPATDDPAWQKLARSTGASSREEILADIGLGKRLAAVVARRFAPEHQLVATTAAAVDELTSARSAPILIQGNEGQAVQLAPCCGPLPGDPIVAGMRMGHGLVVHTADCPVAMRQRLREPERWINVAWDAHTAKHLATRLDIITRNERGVLGRLAAEVTAADANIMHVTMHDDAVSTVSLHLTIQVDSRKHLAQVIRAIRHVPQVQKIVRVKG; encoded by the coding sequence ATGGCTTTTCCCGGGCTGAAGTACGCTTCATCTGGTCTGCTTGCCGCGCTACGTGCCGGCTCCCGTCTTGGGCGCCGCACGGGTAAGAAAAGCAAGAACCTCGCTACGCCACCGTCCGTCGCTGCACAAGAAGCGGCGGACGCAACTGCTTCGCCGGTTGCTTCGCTGGCGCCGCTGACCGAAATCATCGGCAGCTATCTCGATCCCAAAGATGTAGAACGTGTGCGCGAAGCCTATCGCTTCGCAGATCAGGCGCACCTGGGCCAGTTCCGCGCCAGCGGTTCACCCTACATCTCGCACCCCATCGCCGTCACCGAAATCTGCGCAGGCTGGAAGCTCGACGTCAACGCGTTGTCGGCCGCCCTGCTGCATGACGTGATGGAAGACCAGGGCATCGCCAAGCACGAGCTTGCCGAACGCTTTGGTCCTGAAGTCGCCGAGCTGGTTGACGGCCTGTCCAAACTGGACCGCCTGGACTTCGCCACGAAGGCCGAACAACAAGCTGAAAGTTTCCGCAAGATGCTGCTGGCGATGGCGCGCGACGTGCGCGTCATTCTCATCAAGCTGGCCGACCGCTTGCACAACATGCGCACGCTGGACGCGGTCAACCCCGAAAAGCGCCGGCGCATCGCCCGCGAAACGCTTGACATCTATGCGCCCATTGCACATCGCCTGGGCCTGAACCTGCTGTTCCGCGAACTGCAAGACCTGTGCTTCGCGGCCATGTACCCGAACCGCTATCAGGTGCTGTACAAGGCCGTGCTGGCCGCGCGCGGCAATCGCCGCGAAGTCATCACCAAGATTGCCGATTCAGTGCGGGCGTCTCTGCCCGCCGCCGGTATTGAAGCCGAAGTCACGGGCCGCGAGAAAACGCTTTATGGCATCTACCGCAAGATGGTGGACCAGAAGAAGTCGTTTTCCGACGTGCTCGACATCTATGGCTTTCGGGTCATCGTTCATACCCTGCCCGAGTGCTATCTGGCGCTGGGCACGCTGCACCAACTGTATCGACCCGTACCCGGCAAGTTCAAGGACTACATCGCCATTCCCAAGGTGAACGGCTATCAGTCCTTGCACACCACGCTGGTCGGCCCCTACGGCACGCCGGTGGAATTCCAGTTTCGCACGCGCGACATGCATCACGTGGCCGAAGAAGGCGTGGCCTCGCACTGGCTGTACAAGGGCGCGGACCTGACGCTGAACGACCTGCAAAAGCGTACCCATCAATGGCTGCAGTCGCTGCTGGACATTCAAAGCCAGACGGGCGATTCCGGCGAATTCCTTGAACACGTCAAGGTCGATCTGTTCCCGGATGCCGTCTACGTGTTCACCCCACGCGGCAAGATCATTTCGCTGCCACGCGGCGCTACGCCCGTGGACTTTGCCTACGCCATCCACACCGACATCGGCAACCAGGCCGTGGCGGCCAAGGTAAATGGCGAGTTCGTTCCGCTGCGCACCGAGCTCAACAGCGGCGATACGGTGGAAATCGTCACCTCGCCCGCCTCGCGCCCGAACGCGCAGTGGCTCAATTACGTACGCACCGGCCGCGCGCGCTCTGAAATCCGGCACTACCTGCGCACCGTCAAGTACGAAGAATCGGTGGCGTTCGGTGAACGCTTGCTAAGCCAGGCCTTGCAAGAACTGCACATGCCGATGCCTGCCACCGATGACCCCGCCTGGCAGAAGTTGGCGCGCAGCACCGGCGCCAGCTCGCGCGAGGAAATCCTGGCCGATATCGGTCTGGGCAAACGCCTGGCCGCCGTGGTTGCCCGCCGGTTTGCGCCCGAACACCAATTGGTCGCCACTACGGCGGCGGCGGTGGACGAGCTGACTTCCGCGCGCAGCGCCCCCATTCTGATCCAAGGCAACGAAGGCCAGGCCGTGCAGTTGGCGCCCTGCTGCGGTCCGTTGCCGGGCGACCCGATCGTGGCGGGCATGCGCATGGGCCACGGCCTGGTGGTACACACCGCCGACTGCCCGGTGGCCATGCGCCAACGCCTGCGCGAACCCGAGCGTTGGATCAACGTGGCCTGGGACGCTCACACCGCCAAGCACCTGGCCACGCGCCTGGACATCATCACCCGCAACGAACGCGGCGTGCTGGGCCGGCTGGCCGCGGAAGTTACCGCGGCCGACGCCAACATCATGCACGTGACGATGCACGACGATGCGGTGTCCACGGTGTCCTTGCACCTGACCATTCAGGTCGACAGCCGCAAGCATCTGGCTCAGGTCATCCGCGCCATTCGCCATGTGCCGCAGGTGCAGAAGATCGTTCGGGTGAAAGGCTGA
- the glnQ gene encoding glutamine ABC transporter ATP-binding protein GlnQ translates to MSMVEFHNVTKNFGESMVLNGISLNIDAGEVVVVVGPSGSGKSTFLRCINVLETINGGDLLVDGLSVKGDTAQVREIRREAGMVFQQFNLFPQMTALENVMFGPVHTRGQPRREARKLAEELLDKVGLAERMHHYPAELSGGQQQRVAIARALAIKPKLMLFDEPTSALDPELRHEVLKVMRDLAEEGMTMVVVTHEMEFARKVGSRLIFIDAGIIAHDGPPAELLSNPPSQRLKDFLQHVT, encoded by the coding sequence ATGAGCATGGTCGAATTTCATAACGTCACCAAGAACTTCGGCGAATCCATGGTGCTGAACGGCATTTCGCTGAATATCGACGCGGGCGAGGTCGTGGTGGTGGTCGGCCCGTCGGGCTCTGGCAAATCCACCTTCCTGCGATGCATCAATGTGCTGGAAACCATCAATGGCGGTGACCTGCTGGTGGATGGTTTGAGCGTCAAGGGCGATACGGCGCAGGTGCGCGAGATCCGCCGCGAAGCCGGCATGGTGTTCCAGCAGTTCAACCTGTTCCCGCAGATGACCGCGTTGGAAAACGTGATGTTCGGCCCCGTGCATACGCGCGGCCAGCCGCGTCGCGAAGCGCGCAAGCTGGCTGAGGAATTGCTGGACAAGGTGGGCTTGGCGGAACGCATGCACCACTACCCGGCGGAGCTGTCCGGCGGCCAGCAACAGCGCGTGGCCATTGCCCGCGCCCTGGCCATCAAGCCCAAGCTGATGTTGTTCGACGAGCCCACCTCGGCGCTCGACCCCGAACTGCGTCACGAAGTGCTGAAGGTGATGCGGGACTTGGCGGAAGAGGGCATGACGATGGTGGTCGTGACCCACGAAATGGAATTCGCGCGCAAGGTCGGCAGCCGGCTTATCTTCATCGACGCGGGAATAATCGCGCACGATGGACCGCCAGCTGAACTACTGAGCAACCCGCCCAGCCAGCGTTTGAAGGATTTCCTGCAGCACGTGACCTGA
- the glnP gene encoding glutamine ABC transporter permease GlnP — MEFDWAVIQDAIPNLLEGTLMTIKITFWGLVGGFLLGALSGVTRAYGHPVLSAIAQVYVAVIRGTPIVVQVMFIYFALPLLANIRVDAEWAAIVTLIINSGAYISEIVRGALLSVHKGLKEAGQAMGLPFHKILFHIIGPVAFRRMIPPLGNQCIISLKDSSLFIVIGVAELTRQGQEIMASNFRAVEIWSAVAIVYLILTGLMALSLHLVERRMRIL; from the coding sequence GTGGAATTTGACTGGGCTGTAATCCAAGACGCGATACCCAATCTGCTTGAGGGTACGCTGATGACCATCAAGATCACGTTCTGGGGATTGGTCGGCGGTTTCCTGCTGGGGGCGTTGTCGGGCGTGACCCGGGCTTATGGGCACCCCGTCCTGTCGGCGATTGCGCAAGTTTATGTGGCGGTCATTCGCGGCACGCCGATCGTCGTGCAGGTGATGTTCATCTACTTCGCCTTGCCGCTGCTGGCCAATATCCGGGTGGATGCCGAGTGGGCGGCCATCGTCACCCTGATCATCAACTCGGGTGCCTACATCTCTGAAATCGTGCGGGGTGCGCTGCTGTCCGTGCATAAGGGGCTGAAGGAAGCCGGGCAAGCAATGGGCTTGCCGTTTCACAAGATCTTGTTCCACATCATCGGACCGGTGGCGTTTCGCCGCATGATCCCGCCGCTGGGCAACCAGTGCATCATCAGCTTGAAGGATTCGTCGCTATTCATCGTGATTGGCGTGGCTGAACTCACACGCCAGGGCCAAGAAATCATGGCCAGTAACTTCCGCGCTGTTGAAATCTGGTCCGCTGTGGCGATCGTCTACCTGATCCTGACCGGCCTGATGGCGCTGAGCCTGCACCTGGTGGAAAGAAGGATGCGCATACTATGA
- the glnH gene encoding glutamine ABC transporter substrate-binding protein GlnH, protein MIKRKVAAALVGLSVAMFGAVSGAQAQGKELVVATDTAFVPFEFKQGNTYVGFDVDLWAAIAKELNLKYKLQPMDFNGIIPGLQTKNIDAALAGITIRDDRKKVIDFSDPYYESGLAILVSDKNTDIKDAKSLAGKTVAVKTGTATVDFLRAQVPDAKLKLFPNIDNAYLELATGRVDAAVHDTPNVQYYANTAGKGRVRVIGSVKSGDFYGIAFPKGSELVPQVNKALATLKANGQYDAIYEKWFGKKP, encoded by the coding sequence ATGATCAAACGTAAAGTCGCCGCCGCCTTGGTCGGCCTGTCCGTGGCCATGTTCGGCGCCGTGTCCGGCGCGCAAGCCCAGGGCAAGGAATTGGTGGTGGCCACCGATACCGCTTTCGTGCCGTTCGAGTTCAAGCAGGGTAATACCTATGTGGGCTTTGATGTGGATCTCTGGGCCGCCATCGCCAAGGAACTCAACCTGAAGTACAAGCTTCAGCCGATGGATTTCAACGGCATCATTCCGGGCCTGCAAACGAAGAACATCGACGCCGCGCTCGCGGGCATCACGATCCGGGACGACCGCAAGAAGGTCATCGACTTCTCGGATCCGTACTATGAAAGCGGCCTGGCCATTCTGGTCAGCGACAAGAACACCGACATCAAAGACGCCAAGTCCCTCGCGGGCAAGACCGTTGCCGTCAAGACCGGTACGGCTACCGTGGATTTCCTGAGAGCGCAGGTGCCGGACGCCAAGCTCAAGCTGTTCCCCAACATCGACAACGCCTATCTTGAACTGGCCACGGGCCGCGTGGATGCCGCCGTGCATGACACGCCCAACGTGCAGTACTACGCCAACACGGCGGGCAAGGGCCGCGTCAGGGTGATCGGTTCGGTCAAGAGCGGCGACTTCTACGGCATCGCCTTCCCCAAGGGCAGCGAGCTTGTCCCGCAGGTGAACAAGGCCTTGGCCACGCTGAAAGCCAACGGCCAGTACGACGCCATCTATGAAAAGTGGTTCGGCAAGAAGCCGTAA
- a CDS encoding C45 family autoproteolytic acyltransferase/hydolase: MPYKYGRIAGNRREVGQALGKLARPMMSAYLNQSSTWEALRRWREHPYVDELGQQAQAALPEIWEELEGLADGLRMPVKDVLLWNCRGDLLHSTTDGCTSVALKGADGTRWIGHNEDGDPYLYGRCHLVDVALDDAPGYVSFYYPGSLPGHTFGANRAGLVQTINNLRTRLRQPGVPRMFLARAVLDCATLDDAVALLQDLPHSGGFHHMLGSATDPRLISAEAAPGSVSVMDIGTRYGHANHMVHAKAREQPQVITESSRDRQNRIEGIVDGWSPETGSADMLTALHDTLGALPILRTDAADPDGENTLATAMFEIRDDEVTLRVYDRRKIADIALDVMSDPE, translated from the coding sequence ATGCCCTACAAATATGGACGCATTGCCGGAAACCGGCGCGAAGTTGGCCAGGCGCTGGGCAAACTGGCGCGCCCCATGATGTCGGCGTACCTGAATCAAAGCAGCACTTGGGAAGCGCTGCGGCGCTGGCGTGAGCACCCCTACGTGGATGAGCTGGGGCAGCAGGCCCAGGCGGCGCTACCGGAGATATGGGAAGAGCTCGAAGGGCTTGCCGACGGCCTGCGCATGCCCGTGAAAGACGTGCTGCTTTGGAATTGCCGTGGCGACTTGCTGCACAGCACCACCGACGGCTGCACGTCCGTTGCACTGAAAGGCGCGGACGGCACCCGCTGGATCGGGCATAACGAAGACGGCGACCCCTACTTGTATGGACGCTGCCATTTGGTTGATGTGGCCCTGGACGACGCGCCCGGCTATGTCAGCTTCTATTACCCGGGTTCGTTGCCCGGTCATACATTCGGCGCCAATCGGGCCGGCTTGGTGCAAACCATCAATAATCTGCGCACCCGCCTGCGCCAACCGGGCGTACCACGCATGTTCCTGGCGCGCGCGGTGCTGGACTGCGCGACGTTGGATGACGCCGTCGCCCTGCTTCAAGATCTGCCGCATTCCGGCGGCTTCCACCACATGCTGGGCAGCGCAACGGACCCACGCCTGATCAGCGCCGAGGCGGCGCCAGGATCGGTGTCCGTGATGGACATCGGCACGCGCTACGGCCACGCCAACCACATGGTCCACGCCAAAGCGCGCGAGCAGCCGCAAGTGATCACGGAATCATCGCGCGACCGCCAAAACCGGATCGAGGGCATCGTGGATGGCTGGTCGCCTGAAACCGGCAGCGCGGACATGCTGACCGCGCTGCACGACACGCTGGGCGCCCTGCCGATCTTGCGCACCGACGCGGCTGACCCGGACGGTGAAAATACCTTGGCGACCGCAATGTTTGAAATCCGCGACGACGAGGTCACGTTGCGGGTCTATGACCGCAGGAAAATAGCGGACATCGCGCTGGATGTGATGTCGGACCCGGAATAG